In Nicotiana tabacum cultivar K326 chromosome 2, ASM71507v2, whole genome shotgun sequence, the following proteins share a genomic window:
- the LOC107781110 gene encoding uncharacterized protein LOC107781110 isoform X2, with translation MNRSFRDSMISGKNFPISSQHRRGLSLNGASREKPDDNLDLFSKSRRSISVASSDESDVSVKLGRLSIGSVKQVKSGLEDLMASTEGDKHDYDWLLTPPGTPLVPSSDGSESKPASVAPRGSSLGRSASTTKASRLSVSHSESNTPARPTRSNSVTRPSISSSQYSSYSNKSGSILNTSSASVSSYIRPSTPTSRSSSSARPSTPTSRATVSRPSTPSRVRQAPSTPSRPTQSSRPSTPTSRAQIPANLSTPAARSTSRPSTPTRRNITPSLSPASRSSTPAGRSVTNGRPAASVSRPSSPSPQVRRPSQPIVPPDFSLETPPNLRTTLPDRPLSAGRSRPNPSVTTKANAESPSVANPRRQSSPIVSRGRLTEPSGRGRVLGGGQLNDISDSRRASHVSELSTRKPVKTATDSTGLGRTISKKSLDVAIRHMDIRNGLNGVRPLSGSTLFPHSIRSTNGKNQPSHGSTAPSSTNENASYHYNGNLPENGNYLNRSSENGSEEGRSQYSAKLTDVDIYESSRYDALLLKEDLKNTNWLHSIDDKSDQETLFDNGFESLPEPFSPLQHL, from the exons ATGAATCGGAGCTTCAGAGATTCAATGATCAGCGGGAAGAATTTTCCTATATCGTCACAGCACCGGCGAGGTCTTAGTCTTAACGGAGCTTCTAGAGAGAAGCCTGATGATAACTTGGATCTTTTCTCCAAAAGTCGCCGCAGTATCTCCGTTGCATCCTCCGACGAATCCGATG TTTCGGTTAAACTGGGGAGGCTTTCAATTGGATCAGTTAAGCAAGTAAAGAGTGGATTAGAGGATCTGATGGCATCTACCGAGGGAGATAAGCATGATTACGATTG GCTCCTCACTCCTCCAGGAACTCCCCTTGTTCCTTCATCAGATGGAAGTGAATCAAAACCAGCTTCAGTGGCTCCAAGAGGCAGCTCATTGGGCAGATCTGCCTCCACTACTAAGGCCTCAAGG CTTTCAGTGTCTCATTCAGAGAGCAATACTCCTGCAAGACCAACTCGGAGTAATTCTGTGACTCGACCTTCCATTTCTAGCTCTCAGTACAGTAGTTACTCAAATAAATCAGGCTCTATTCTAAACACAAGCTCTGCATCAGTCTCCTCCTATATTAGACCATCTACGCCGACAAGCCGTTCTTCTTCTTCAGCCAGGCCTTCCACCCCGACTTCCCGTGCAACTGTGTCCAGACCTTCAACTCCTTCTAGAGTCCGCCAAGCCCCAAGTACTCCTTCTAGGCCAACCCAAAGCTCAAGACCTTCTACTCCAACTTCCCGGGCCCAAATACCAGCAAACTTGAGTACCCCTGCTGCTCGGTCTACTTCAAGGCCTTCAACACCTACTCGTCGGAACATAACACCTTCATTGTCTCCAGCATCTAGATCATCAACTCCAGCAGGGCGCTCTGTCACCAATGGACGACCTGCAGCTTCTGTTTCTCGTCCAAGCTCCCCTAGTCCCCAAGTTCGTCGACCATCACAACCAATAGTTCCCCCAGATTTTTCACTTGAAACGCCTCCAAACCTACGCACAACTCTGCCAGACAGGCCTCTGTCTGCTGGTAGGTCCAGGCCAAATCCTTCTGTCACTACCAAGGCAAATGCAGAAAGCCCAAGTGTGGCAAATCCTCGGAGACAGTCATCGCCCATTGTTAGCAGGGGAAGACTAACAGAACCCTCTGGTAGAGGACGAGTGCTTGGCGGAGGGCAACTTAATGATATTTCTGATTCCCGCAGGGCTTCACATGTCTCAGAATTGTCTACAAGGAAGCCTGTAAAGACTGCTACTGACAGCACGGGACTTGGAAGGACAATTTCTAAGAAATCTCTTGATGTGGCAATCAGGCATATG GATATTAGAAATGGCCTTAATGGTGTTCGTCCACTTTCTGGCTCAACCCTCTTTCCTCATAGTATTCGCTCCACAAATGGGAAAAACCAGCCTTCTCATGGTTCGACTGCCCCATCCTCTACCAATGAGAATGCATCTTACCACTACAATGGTAATCTTCCTGAGAATGGAAATTACCTTAACAGGTCATCTGAGAATGGGAGTGAAGAGGGCAGATCTCAATATTCAGCAAAATTGACAGACGTTGATATTTATGAGAGTTCTCGTTACGATGCGCTTCTGCTGAAAGAGGATTTGAAGAACACAAATTGGCTGCACAGCATCGATGACAAGTCGGATCAAGAAACGTTATTTGACAACGGATTTGAGTCGCTACCTGAACCTTTTAGCCCTTTGCAGCATTTGTGA
- the LOC107781110 gene encoding uncharacterized protein LOC107781110 isoform X1, with amino-acid sequence MNRSFRDSMISGKNFPISSQHRRGLSLNGASREKPDDNLDLFSKSRRSISVASSDESDAVSVKLGRLSIGSVKQVKSGLEDLMASTEGDKHDYDWLLTPPGTPLVPSSDGSESKPASVAPRGSSLGRSASTTKASRLSVSHSESNTPARPTRSNSVTRPSISSSQYSSYSNKSGSILNTSSASVSSYIRPSTPTSRSSSSARPSTPTSRATVSRPSTPSRVRQAPSTPSRPTQSSRPSTPTSRAQIPANLSTPAARSTSRPSTPTRRNITPSLSPASRSSTPAGRSVTNGRPAASVSRPSSPSPQVRRPSQPIVPPDFSLETPPNLRTTLPDRPLSAGRSRPNPSVTTKANAESPSVANPRRQSSPIVSRGRLTEPSGRGRVLGGGQLNDISDSRRASHVSELSTRKPVKTATDSTGLGRTISKKSLDVAIRHMDIRNGLNGVRPLSGSTLFPHSIRSTNGKNQPSHGSTAPSSTNENASYHYNGNLPENGNYLNRSSENGSEEGRSQYSAKLTDVDIYESSRYDALLLKEDLKNTNWLHSIDDKSDQETLFDNGFESLPEPFSPLQHL; translated from the exons ATGAATCGGAGCTTCAGAGATTCAATGATCAGCGGGAAGAATTTTCCTATATCGTCACAGCACCGGCGAGGTCTTAGTCTTAACGGAGCTTCTAGAGAGAAGCCTGATGATAACTTGGATCTTTTCTCCAAAAGTCGCCGCAGTATCTCCGTTGCATCCTCCGACGAATCCGATG CAGTTTCGGTTAAACTGGGGAGGCTTTCAATTGGATCAGTTAAGCAAGTAAAGAGTGGATTAGAGGATCTGATGGCATCTACCGAGGGAGATAAGCATGATTACGATTG GCTCCTCACTCCTCCAGGAACTCCCCTTGTTCCTTCATCAGATGGAAGTGAATCAAAACCAGCTTCAGTGGCTCCAAGAGGCAGCTCATTGGGCAGATCTGCCTCCACTACTAAGGCCTCAAGG CTTTCAGTGTCTCATTCAGAGAGCAATACTCCTGCAAGACCAACTCGGAGTAATTCTGTGACTCGACCTTCCATTTCTAGCTCTCAGTACAGTAGTTACTCAAATAAATCAGGCTCTATTCTAAACACAAGCTCTGCATCAGTCTCCTCCTATATTAGACCATCTACGCCGACAAGCCGTTCTTCTTCTTCAGCCAGGCCTTCCACCCCGACTTCCCGTGCAACTGTGTCCAGACCTTCAACTCCTTCTAGAGTCCGCCAAGCCCCAAGTACTCCTTCTAGGCCAACCCAAAGCTCAAGACCTTCTACTCCAACTTCCCGGGCCCAAATACCAGCAAACTTGAGTACCCCTGCTGCTCGGTCTACTTCAAGGCCTTCAACACCTACTCGTCGGAACATAACACCTTCATTGTCTCCAGCATCTAGATCATCAACTCCAGCAGGGCGCTCTGTCACCAATGGACGACCTGCAGCTTCTGTTTCTCGTCCAAGCTCCCCTAGTCCCCAAGTTCGTCGACCATCACAACCAATAGTTCCCCCAGATTTTTCACTTGAAACGCCTCCAAACCTACGCACAACTCTGCCAGACAGGCCTCTGTCTGCTGGTAGGTCCAGGCCAAATCCTTCTGTCACTACCAAGGCAAATGCAGAAAGCCCAAGTGTGGCAAATCCTCGGAGACAGTCATCGCCCATTGTTAGCAGGGGAAGACTAACAGAACCCTCTGGTAGAGGACGAGTGCTTGGCGGAGGGCAACTTAATGATATTTCTGATTCCCGCAGGGCTTCACATGTCTCAGAATTGTCTACAAGGAAGCCTGTAAAGACTGCTACTGACAGCACGGGACTTGGAAGGACAATTTCTAAGAAATCTCTTGATGTGGCAATCAGGCATATG GATATTAGAAATGGCCTTAATGGTGTTCGTCCACTTTCTGGCTCAACCCTCTTTCCTCATAGTATTCGCTCCACAAATGGGAAAAACCAGCCTTCTCATGGTTCGACTGCCCCATCCTCTACCAATGAGAATGCATCTTACCACTACAATGGTAATCTTCCTGAGAATGGAAATTACCTTAACAGGTCATCTGAGAATGGGAGTGAAGAGGGCAGATCTCAATATTCAGCAAAATTGACAGACGTTGATATTTATGAGAGTTCTCGTTACGATGCGCTTCTGCTGAAAGAGGATTTGAAGAACACAAATTGGCTGCACAGCATCGATGACAAGTCGGATCAAGAAACGTTATTTGACAACGGATTTGAGTCGCTACCTGAACCTTTTAGCCCTTTGCAGCATTTGTGA